The following are encoded together in the Diachasmimorpha longicaudata isolate KC_UGA_2023 chromosome 3, iyDiaLong2, whole genome shotgun sequence genome:
- the Gry gene encoding trafficking protein particle complex subunit 11 isoform X3 — MSELPPELLAKPLALIGLTGLDFSNTTHRSIWDAFQSNRRPDDVSVRFKHLPLNHTFPTPKPKRNSYEWYIPKGILKRNWMPKYLSEIPAVVVCFYELDWTDLNWTEKKMECASRVQAIRSALDGRSTRIAVVLIQKTPSPTPDTEDSVATERATALCTACELPNKSLYILPHGDHLQGYTSRLESAFYDLAQNFYHHHHRLVKSHKDQLSKTSHQYLFVRHQFKIAFLNELRQEKLIAVHHYKAAYANLLEIRMIDTNTFEIKTVGAFINYKICKLQFALNQPREAINQFRTHTDRFRSRTGPEDLIFEHHAFMANQYSTFAELFDDAIRQGLPAVQTQHPGYYFQTAATHAGARQAACKQLCEDAVQVDPDPLDDEIKLEFYGQRPWRPGKLSAESADAAKEALGVQALKWREKNEDHSLLIIALLGNAMSQFKMYRCPRMRRFLAVQMAAEYYNCRDYGKVLTLLTHMLWEYRSEKWPLLLTDVLMNAMRAAFLNASVQDYLSLSIEALGPATIFPPDERGRIYTNLLGILNRKVPQAHPNLPAEAVEEAIEKWGSELNRLEDFVSTIEDTNVATFVQVKGSFTATRFSVSGKVGVEVVVKNLFEVSVEFSQIIVTISGPGMSTEVPIEKSGDEEFAFEGGELRRLKCEFSSPQVPDGTEIQVSLVTLVLGNEKRRVVLKFPGDPGGLDGQGSRGSFEGIKTINIAQIRHEETPLVVTITSQTPALLSEWLPVNVDITSKEEISQFSMEIKQIFQDHTTDSATELSETMTSKENSVIFGVESIVPGQTVQKTVYVRSHQMGVRNFLAKFEFLGSDQMKRVKEETHTVDIVKPFDIGTHFYSRLFEPLTKAFVDEGFLVMPNIECTSPWPLKILETAIELGKALREEPGPSRLLEGLTITDGESATDVFCVVPKISSGQPTSTGVYTIRWKRNSEEGIETSTSVTLAPLWVEDAPVGIEAKIPAQGWVRTPMCVSYYLKNRSDYLITLKMTMEASDAFMFAGQKQVDIYLRPQNERKVEWILRPLVAGFVALPTLNLSVPQDAEHKISRGRLAAVVERSLPTHVYIMVINNYFNTFHQNRW; from the exons ATGTCGGAGCTGCCACCAGAGCTCCTGGCCAAGCCATTAGCTTTAATCGGTCTCACAGGCCTAGACTTCTCGAACACAACACACCGTTCAATCTGGGACGCTTTCCAAAGCAATCGTCGTCCTGACGATGTATCTGTGCGCTTCAAACACCTCCCCTTGAACCACACCTTTCCAACCCCCAAACCCAAACGAAACTCATACGAATGGTACATCCCAAAAGGCATCCTCAAACGCAACTGGATGCCAAAATATCTCTCCGAAATTCCTGCAGTAGTCGTCTGTTTTTACGAACTCGACTGGACCGATCTCAACTGGACCGAGAAGAAGATGGAGTGCGCTTCCAGAGTACAAGCAATCAGGTCAGCACTGGATGGTCGGTCAACGCGAATAGCAGTTGTCCTCATTCAGAAGACCCCCTCTCCAACTCCCGATACAGAGGACAGCGTAGCAACCGAGCGAGCGACTGCCCTTTGCACCGCTTGCGAACTCCCAAACAAATCCCTCTACATCCTTCCTCACGGGGATCACCTCCAAGGATATACCTCTCGCTTAGAAAGCGCCTTCTATGATCTTGCTCAAAACTTCTATCACCACCATCACCGTCTAGTAAAAAGTCACAAGGATCAACTCAGCAAGACTTCCCATCAATATCTATTCGTCAGGCACCAGTTCAAGATTGCTTTTCTGAATGAACTCCGACAAGAAAAATTGATCGCAGTCCACCACTACAAGGCAGCATACGCAAATCTCCTCGAGATTAGGATGATTGATACTAATACCTTTGAGATAAAGACAGTTGGCGCCTTCATAAACTACAAGATATGTAAACTTCAGTTCGCCCTGAACCAGCCAAGAGAAGCCATCAATCAATTCCGAACGCACACAGATAGATTTCGATCGAGAACAGGTCCTGAAGACCTCATCTTCGAACATCACGCGTTCATGGCCAATCAATACTCAACTTTTGCTGAACTATTCGACGACGCAATTCGTCAGGGTCTTCCAGCCGTTCAAACGCAGCATCCGGGCTATTATTTCCAAACAGCTGCCACTCACGCAGGAGCCAGACAAGCAGCTTGCAAGCAACTCTGTGAAGATGCTGTTCAAGTAGATCCGGATCCGCTTGATGACGAAATAAAGCTGGAGTTCTATGGACAAAGGCCATGGAGGCCTGGCAAACTCTCAGCGGAATCTGCTGACGCTGCGAAAGAGGCCCTCGGGGTGCAGGCTCTCAAGTGGAgggagaaaaatgaagatcACTCGTTGCTCATCATCGCACTACTTGGAAATGCCATGTCACAGTTCAAGATGTATAGGTGCCCGAGGATGCGGCGGTTTCTGGCCGTACAGATGGCAGCGGAGTACTACAATTGCAGAGATTATGGGAAAGTATTGACTCTCCTGACTCACATGCTCTGGGAGTATAGGTCTGAGAAGTGGCCGTTGCTCTTGACTGATGTTTTAATGAACGCAATGAGGGCAGCTTTTCTGAATGCCAGTGTTCAGGACTATCTGTCACTGAGCATCGAAGCACTAGGACCCGCCACAATATTTCCACCCGATGAACGGGGTAGAATCTACACAAATCTTCTTGGAATTCTAAATCGAAAGGTCCCACAGGCTCACCCGAATCTTCCTGCAGAAGCTGTCGAGGAAGCCATTGAAAAATGGGGCTCTGAGTTGAATCGCCTCGAAGATTTTGTCTCCACCATTGAGGACACGAACGTTGCAACTTTTGTGCAGGTCAAAGGGTCCTTCACTGCTACTAGATTCAGTGTGAGTGGAAAAGTTGGGGTGGAGGTGGTcgtgaaaaatttgtttgagGTATCTGTGGAGTTTTCGCAGATCATCGTGACGATTTCGGGCCCTGGCATGAGCACTGAAGTTCCTATTGAGAAAAGCGGTGATGAGGAGTTTGCATTTGAGGGTGGAGAATTGAGACGCCTCAAGTGTGAGTTTTCGTCTCCTCAAGTGCCTGATGGAACGGAGATCCAGGTGAGCTTGGTGACACTGGTGTTGGGAAATGAGAAACGCCGAGTTGTTCTGAAGTTCCCGGGAGATCCTGGCGGATTGGATGGTCAAGGCTCCAGGGGGAGCTTTGAGGGGATCAAGACGATAAATATCGCGCAAATCAGACACGAAGAGACACCCCTGGTCGTCACTATCACCTCACAAACACCGGCACTCTTGAGCGAGTGGCTACCGGTGAATGTCGACATCACATCTAAGGAGgaaatttcccaattttcaatggaaatcaaacaaatttttcagGATCATACGACAGATTCTGCTACCGAGTTGAGTGAAACCATGACGTCTAAGGAAAATTCCGTCATCTTCGGGGTGGAATCCATTGTACCTGGACAAACAGTCCAGAAAACAGTTTATGTAAGGTCTCATCAGATGGGggttcgaaattttttggcgAAATTCGAATTTTTGGGAAGTGATCAGATGAAGCGAGTGAAGGAGGAGACTCATACGGTGGATATTGTCAAACCTTTTGATATTGGGACCCATTTTTATAGTAGACTATTCGAGCCCCTGACCAAGGCTTTTGTGGACGAAGGTTTCCTTGTAATGCCGAATATAGAATGCACTTCCCCATGGCCTCTTAAAATTCTAGAAACTGCCATCGAACTTGGGAAAGCTTTGAGGGAAGAACCGGGTCCTTCCCGGCTTCTCGAAGGTTTGACAATAACTGATGGCGAATCTGCCACTGACGTCTTCTGCGTCGTTCCAAAAATATCATCGGGACAACCCACGTCCACTGGGGTCTATACAATCCGATGGAAGAGGAACTCCGAGGAAGGTATTGAAACTAGTACTAGTGTCACGCTAGCACCCCTTTGGGTAGAGGACGCCCCGGTGGGTATCGAGGCTAAGATTCCGGCTCAGGGCTGGGTTCGAACTCCCATGTGTGTTAGCTATTACCTGAAGAATCGTTCAGATTATCTGATTACTCTGAAGATGACAATGGAGGCCAGTGATGCATTTATGTTTGCGGGCCAGAAACAAGTGGATATTTACCTCAGGCCGCAGAATGAGAGGAAGGTTGAATGGATTTTGAGACCTCTGGTGGCTGGTTTCGTCGCCCTACCTACGTTGAATCTGAGTGTACCGCAAG ACGCGGAGCACAAAATCAGCAGAGGTCGACTGGCAGCAGTTGTAGAAAGATCTCTGCCCACTCACGTTTATATCatggtaattaataattattttaacacTTTTCATCAAAACAGGTGGTGA
- the Gry gene encoding trafficking protein particle complex subunit 11 isoform X2 has protein sequence MSELPPELLAKPLALIGLTGLDFSNTTHRSIWDAFQSNRRPDDVSVRFKHLPLNHTFPTPKPKRNSYEWYIPKGILKRNWMPKYLSEIPAVVVCFYELDWTDLNWTEKKMECASRVQAIRSALDGRSTRIAVVLIQKTPSPTPDTEDSVATERATALCTACELPNKSLYILPHGDHLQGYTSRLESAFYDLAQNFYHHHHRLVKSHKDQLSKTSHQYLFVRHQFKIAFLNELRQEKLIAVHHYKAAYANLLEIRMIDTNTFEIKTVGAFINYKICKLQFALNQPREAINQFRTHTDRFRSRTGPEDLIFEHHAFMANQYSTFAELFDDAIRQGLPAVQTQHPGYYFQTAATHAGARQAACKQLCEDAVQVDPDPLDDEIKLEFYGQRPWRPGKLSAESADAAKEALGVQALKWREKNEDHSLLIIALLGNAMSQFKMYRCPRMRRFLAVQMAAEYYNCRDYGKVLTLLTHMLWEYRSEKWPLLLTDVLMNAMRAAFLNASVQDYLSLSIEALGPATIFPPDERGRIYTNLLGILNRKVPQAHPNLPAEAVEEAIEKWGSELNRLEDFVSTIEDTNVATFVQVKGSFTATRFSVSGKVGVEVVVKNLFEVSVEFSQIIVTISGPGMSTEVPIEKSGDEEFAFEGGELRRLKCEFSSPQVPDGTEIQVSLVTLVLGNEKRRVVLKFPGDPGGLDGQGSRGSFEGIKTINIAQIRHEETPLVVTITSQTPALLSEWLPVNVDITSKEEISQFSMEIKQIFQDHTTDSATELSETMTSKENSVIFGVESIVPGQTVQKTVYVRSHQMGVRNFLAKFEFLGSDQMKRVKEETHTVDIVKPFDIGTHFYSRLFEPLTKAFVDEGFLVMPNIECTSPWPLKILETAIELGKALREEPGPSRLLEGLTITDGESATDVFCVVPKISSGQPTSTGVYTIRWKRNSEEGIETSTSVTLAPLWVEDAPVGIEAKIPAQGWVRTPMCVSYYLKNRSDYLITLKMTMEASDAFMFAGQKQVDIYLRPQNERKVEWILRPLVAGFVALPTLNLSVPQDAEHKISRGRLAAVVERSLPTHVYIMPKCLTSEELLG, from the exons ATGTCGGAGCTGCCACCAGAGCTCCTGGCCAAGCCATTAGCTTTAATCGGTCTCACAGGCCTAGACTTCTCGAACACAACACACCGTTCAATCTGGGACGCTTTCCAAAGCAATCGTCGTCCTGACGATGTATCTGTGCGCTTCAAACACCTCCCCTTGAACCACACCTTTCCAACCCCCAAACCCAAACGAAACTCATACGAATGGTACATCCCAAAAGGCATCCTCAAACGCAACTGGATGCCAAAATATCTCTCCGAAATTCCTGCAGTAGTCGTCTGTTTTTACGAACTCGACTGGACCGATCTCAACTGGACCGAGAAGAAGATGGAGTGCGCTTCCAGAGTACAAGCAATCAGGTCAGCACTGGATGGTCGGTCAACGCGAATAGCAGTTGTCCTCATTCAGAAGACCCCCTCTCCAACTCCCGATACAGAGGACAGCGTAGCAACCGAGCGAGCGACTGCCCTTTGCACCGCTTGCGAACTCCCAAACAAATCCCTCTACATCCTTCCTCACGGGGATCACCTCCAAGGATATACCTCTCGCTTAGAAAGCGCCTTCTATGATCTTGCTCAAAACTTCTATCACCACCATCACCGTCTAGTAAAAAGTCACAAGGATCAACTCAGCAAGACTTCCCATCAATATCTATTCGTCAGGCACCAGTTCAAGATTGCTTTTCTGAATGAACTCCGACAAGAAAAATTGATCGCAGTCCACCACTACAAGGCAGCATACGCAAATCTCCTCGAGATTAGGATGATTGATACTAATACCTTTGAGATAAAGACAGTTGGCGCCTTCATAAACTACAAGATATGTAAACTTCAGTTCGCCCTGAACCAGCCAAGAGAAGCCATCAATCAATTCCGAACGCACACAGATAGATTTCGATCGAGAACAGGTCCTGAAGACCTCATCTTCGAACATCACGCGTTCATGGCCAATCAATACTCAACTTTTGCTGAACTATTCGACGACGCAATTCGTCAGGGTCTTCCAGCCGTTCAAACGCAGCATCCGGGCTATTATTTCCAAACAGCTGCCACTCACGCAGGAGCCAGACAAGCAGCTTGCAAGCAACTCTGTGAAGATGCTGTTCAAGTAGATCCGGATCCGCTTGATGACGAAATAAAGCTGGAGTTCTATGGACAAAGGCCATGGAGGCCTGGCAAACTCTCAGCGGAATCTGCTGACGCTGCGAAAGAGGCCCTCGGGGTGCAGGCTCTCAAGTGGAgggagaaaaatgaagatcACTCGTTGCTCATCATCGCACTACTTGGAAATGCCATGTCACAGTTCAAGATGTATAGGTGCCCGAGGATGCGGCGGTTTCTGGCCGTACAGATGGCAGCGGAGTACTACAATTGCAGAGATTATGGGAAAGTATTGACTCTCCTGACTCACATGCTCTGGGAGTATAGGTCTGAGAAGTGGCCGTTGCTCTTGACTGATGTTTTAATGAACGCAATGAGGGCAGCTTTTCTGAATGCCAGTGTTCAGGACTATCTGTCACTGAGCATCGAAGCACTAGGACCCGCCACAATATTTCCACCCGATGAACGGGGTAGAATCTACACAAATCTTCTTGGAATTCTAAATCGAAAGGTCCCACAGGCTCACCCGAATCTTCCTGCAGAAGCTGTCGAGGAAGCCATTGAAAAATGGGGCTCTGAGTTGAATCGCCTCGAAGATTTTGTCTCCACCATTGAGGACACGAACGTTGCAACTTTTGTGCAGGTCAAAGGGTCCTTCACTGCTACTAGATTCAGTGTGAGTGGAAAAGTTGGGGTGGAGGTGGTcgtgaaaaatttgtttgagGTATCTGTGGAGTTTTCGCAGATCATCGTGACGATTTCGGGCCCTGGCATGAGCACTGAAGTTCCTATTGAGAAAAGCGGTGATGAGGAGTTTGCATTTGAGGGTGGAGAATTGAGACGCCTCAAGTGTGAGTTTTCGTCTCCTCAAGTGCCTGATGGAACGGAGATCCAGGTGAGCTTGGTGACACTGGTGTTGGGAAATGAGAAACGCCGAGTTGTTCTGAAGTTCCCGGGAGATCCTGGCGGATTGGATGGTCAAGGCTCCAGGGGGAGCTTTGAGGGGATCAAGACGATAAATATCGCGCAAATCAGACACGAAGAGACACCCCTGGTCGTCACTATCACCTCACAAACACCGGCACTCTTGAGCGAGTGGCTACCGGTGAATGTCGACATCACATCTAAGGAGgaaatttcccaattttcaatggaaatcaaacaaatttttcagGATCATACGACAGATTCTGCTACCGAGTTGAGTGAAACCATGACGTCTAAGGAAAATTCCGTCATCTTCGGGGTGGAATCCATTGTACCTGGACAAACAGTCCAGAAAACAGTTTATGTAAGGTCTCATCAGATGGGggttcgaaattttttggcgAAATTCGAATTTTTGGGAAGTGATCAGATGAAGCGAGTGAAGGAGGAGACTCATACGGTGGATATTGTCAAACCTTTTGATATTGGGACCCATTTTTATAGTAGACTATTCGAGCCCCTGACCAAGGCTTTTGTGGACGAAGGTTTCCTTGTAATGCCGAATATAGAATGCACTTCCCCATGGCCTCTTAAAATTCTAGAAACTGCCATCGAACTTGGGAAAGCTTTGAGGGAAGAACCGGGTCCTTCCCGGCTTCTCGAAGGTTTGACAATAACTGATGGCGAATCTGCCACTGACGTCTTCTGCGTCGTTCCAAAAATATCATCGGGACAACCCACGTCCACTGGGGTCTATACAATCCGATGGAAGAGGAACTCCGAGGAAGGTATTGAAACTAGTACTAGTGTCACGCTAGCACCCCTTTGGGTAGAGGACGCCCCGGTGGGTATCGAGGCTAAGATTCCGGCTCAGGGCTGGGTTCGAACTCCCATGTGTGTTAGCTATTACCTGAAGAATCGTTCAGATTATCTGATTACTCTGAAGATGACAATGGAGGCCAGTGATGCATTTATGTTTGCGGGCCAGAAACAAGTGGATATTTACCTCAGGCCGCAGAATGAGAGGAAGGTTGAATGGATTTTGAGACCTCTGGTGGCTGGTTTCGTCGCCCTACCTACGTTGAATCTGAGTGTACCGCAAG ACGCGGAGCACAAAATCAGCAGAGGTCGACTGGCAGCAGTTGTAGAAAGATCTCTGCCCACTCACGTTTATATCatg ccaaAATGTTTGACATCAGAGGAACTGTTAGGATAA
- the Gry gene encoding trafficking protein particle complex subunit 11 isoform X1: MPAIMSELPPELLAKPLALIGLTGLDFSNTTHRSIWDAFQSNRRPDDVSVRFKHLPLNHTFPTPKPKRNSYEWYIPKGILKRNWMPKYLSEIPAVVVCFYELDWTDLNWTEKKMECASRVQAIRSALDGRSTRIAVVLIQKTPSPTPDTEDSVATERATALCTACELPNKSLYILPHGDHLQGYTSRLESAFYDLAQNFYHHHHRLVKSHKDQLSKTSHQYLFVRHQFKIAFLNELRQEKLIAVHHYKAAYANLLEIRMIDTNTFEIKTVGAFINYKICKLQFALNQPREAINQFRTHTDRFRSRTGPEDLIFEHHAFMANQYSTFAELFDDAIRQGLPAVQTQHPGYYFQTAATHAGARQAACKQLCEDAVQVDPDPLDDEIKLEFYGQRPWRPGKLSAESADAAKEALGVQALKWREKNEDHSLLIIALLGNAMSQFKMYRCPRMRRFLAVQMAAEYYNCRDYGKVLTLLTHMLWEYRSEKWPLLLTDVLMNAMRAAFLNASVQDYLSLSIEALGPATIFPPDERGRIYTNLLGILNRKVPQAHPNLPAEAVEEAIEKWGSELNRLEDFVSTIEDTNVATFVQVKGSFTATRFSVSGKVGVEVVVKNLFEVSVEFSQIIVTISGPGMSTEVPIEKSGDEEFAFEGGELRRLKCEFSSPQVPDGTEIQVSLVTLVLGNEKRRVVLKFPGDPGGLDGQGSRGSFEGIKTINIAQIRHEETPLVVTITSQTPALLSEWLPVNVDITSKEEISQFSMEIKQIFQDHTTDSATELSETMTSKENSVIFGVESIVPGQTVQKTVYVRSHQMGVRNFLAKFEFLGSDQMKRVKEETHTVDIVKPFDIGTHFYSRLFEPLTKAFVDEGFLVMPNIECTSPWPLKILETAIELGKALREEPGPSRLLEGLTITDGESATDVFCVVPKISSGQPTSTGVYTIRWKRNSEEGIETSTSVTLAPLWVEDAPVGIEAKIPAQGWVRTPMCVSYYLKNRSDYLITLKMTMEASDAFMFAGQKQVDIYLRPQNERKVEWILRPLVAGFVALPTLNLSVPQDAEHKISRGRLAAVVERSLPTHVYIMVINNYFNTFHQNRW, from the exons ATG CCTGCAATAATGTCGGAGCTGCCACCAGAGCTCCTGGCCAAGCCATTAGCTTTAATCGGTCTCACAGGCCTAGACTTCTCGAACACAACACACCGTTCAATCTGGGACGCTTTCCAAAGCAATCGTCGTCCTGACGATGTATCTGTGCGCTTCAAACACCTCCCCTTGAACCACACCTTTCCAACCCCCAAACCCAAACGAAACTCATACGAATGGTACATCCCAAAAGGCATCCTCAAACGCAACTGGATGCCAAAATATCTCTCCGAAATTCCTGCAGTAGTCGTCTGTTTTTACGAACTCGACTGGACCGATCTCAACTGGACCGAGAAGAAGATGGAGTGCGCTTCCAGAGTACAAGCAATCAGGTCAGCACTGGATGGTCGGTCAACGCGAATAGCAGTTGTCCTCATTCAGAAGACCCCCTCTCCAACTCCCGATACAGAGGACAGCGTAGCAACCGAGCGAGCGACTGCCCTTTGCACCGCTTGCGAACTCCCAAACAAATCCCTCTACATCCTTCCTCACGGGGATCACCTCCAAGGATATACCTCTCGCTTAGAAAGCGCCTTCTATGATCTTGCTCAAAACTTCTATCACCACCATCACCGTCTAGTAAAAAGTCACAAGGATCAACTCAGCAAGACTTCCCATCAATATCTATTCGTCAGGCACCAGTTCAAGATTGCTTTTCTGAATGAACTCCGACAAGAAAAATTGATCGCAGTCCACCACTACAAGGCAGCATACGCAAATCTCCTCGAGATTAGGATGATTGATACTAATACCTTTGAGATAAAGACAGTTGGCGCCTTCATAAACTACAAGATATGTAAACTTCAGTTCGCCCTGAACCAGCCAAGAGAAGCCATCAATCAATTCCGAACGCACACAGATAGATTTCGATCGAGAACAGGTCCTGAAGACCTCATCTTCGAACATCACGCGTTCATGGCCAATCAATACTCAACTTTTGCTGAACTATTCGACGACGCAATTCGTCAGGGTCTTCCAGCCGTTCAAACGCAGCATCCGGGCTATTATTTCCAAACAGCTGCCACTCACGCAGGAGCCAGACAAGCAGCTTGCAAGCAACTCTGTGAAGATGCTGTTCAAGTAGATCCGGATCCGCTTGATGACGAAATAAAGCTGGAGTTCTATGGACAAAGGCCATGGAGGCCTGGCAAACTCTCAGCGGAATCTGCTGACGCTGCGAAAGAGGCCCTCGGGGTGCAGGCTCTCAAGTGGAgggagaaaaatgaagatcACTCGTTGCTCATCATCGCACTACTTGGAAATGCCATGTCACAGTTCAAGATGTATAGGTGCCCGAGGATGCGGCGGTTTCTGGCCGTACAGATGGCAGCGGAGTACTACAATTGCAGAGATTATGGGAAAGTATTGACTCTCCTGACTCACATGCTCTGGGAGTATAGGTCTGAGAAGTGGCCGTTGCTCTTGACTGATGTTTTAATGAACGCAATGAGGGCAGCTTTTCTGAATGCCAGTGTTCAGGACTATCTGTCACTGAGCATCGAAGCACTAGGACCCGCCACAATATTTCCACCCGATGAACGGGGTAGAATCTACACAAATCTTCTTGGAATTCTAAATCGAAAGGTCCCACAGGCTCACCCGAATCTTCCTGCAGAAGCTGTCGAGGAAGCCATTGAAAAATGGGGCTCTGAGTTGAATCGCCTCGAAGATTTTGTCTCCACCATTGAGGACACGAACGTTGCAACTTTTGTGCAGGTCAAAGGGTCCTTCACTGCTACTAGATTCAGTGTGAGTGGAAAAGTTGGGGTGGAGGTGGTcgtgaaaaatttgtttgagGTATCTGTGGAGTTTTCGCAGATCATCGTGACGATTTCGGGCCCTGGCATGAGCACTGAAGTTCCTATTGAGAAAAGCGGTGATGAGGAGTTTGCATTTGAGGGTGGAGAATTGAGACGCCTCAAGTGTGAGTTTTCGTCTCCTCAAGTGCCTGATGGAACGGAGATCCAGGTGAGCTTGGTGACACTGGTGTTGGGAAATGAGAAACGCCGAGTTGTTCTGAAGTTCCCGGGAGATCCTGGCGGATTGGATGGTCAAGGCTCCAGGGGGAGCTTTGAGGGGATCAAGACGATAAATATCGCGCAAATCAGACACGAAGAGACACCCCTGGTCGTCACTATCACCTCACAAACACCGGCACTCTTGAGCGAGTGGCTACCGGTGAATGTCGACATCACATCTAAGGAGgaaatttcccaattttcaatggaaatcaaacaaatttttcagGATCATACGACAGATTCTGCTACCGAGTTGAGTGAAACCATGACGTCTAAGGAAAATTCCGTCATCTTCGGGGTGGAATCCATTGTACCTGGACAAACAGTCCAGAAAACAGTTTATGTAAGGTCTCATCAGATGGGggttcgaaattttttggcgAAATTCGAATTTTTGGGAAGTGATCAGATGAAGCGAGTGAAGGAGGAGACTCATACGGTGGATATTGTCAAACCTTTTGATATTGGGACCCATTTTTATAGTAGACTATTCGAGCCCCTGACCAAGGCTTTTGTGGACGAAGGTTTCCTTGTAATGCCGAATATAGAATGCACTTCCCCATGGCCTCTTAAAATTCTAGAAACTGCCATCGAACTTGGGAAAGCTTTGAGGGAAGAACCGGGTCCTTCCCGGCTTCTCGAAGGTTTGACAATAACTGATGGCGAATCTGCCACTGACGTCTTCTGCGTCGTTCCAAAAATATCATCGGGACAACCCACGTCCACTGGGGTCTATACAATCCGATGGAAGAGGAACTCCGAGGAAGGTATTGAAACTAGTACTAGTGTCACGCTAGCACCCCTTTGGGTAGAGGACGCCCCGGTGGGTATCGAGGCTAAGATTCCGGCTCAGGGCTGGGTTCGAACTCCCATGTGTGTTAGCTATTACCTGAAGAATCGTTCAGATTATCTGATTACTCTGAAGATGACAATGGAGGCCAGTGATGCATTTATGTTTGCGGGCCAGAAACAAGTGGATATTTACCTCAGGCCGCAGAATGAGAGGAAGGTTGAATGGATTTTGAGACCTCTGGTGGCTGGTTTCGTCGCCCTACCTACGTTGAATCTGAGTGTACCGCAAG ACGCGGAGCACAAAATCAGCAGAGGTCGACTGGCAGCAGTTGTAGAAAGATCTCTGCCCACTCACGTTTATATCatggtaattaataattattttaacacTTTTCATCAAAACAGGTGGTGA